Proteins from a single region of Chryseobacterium sp. W4I1:
- a CDS encoding N-acetylmuramoyl-L-alanine amidase yields the protein MHKQNFKIILSFLLIISSNLFFSQKKFTIVLDAGHGGSDHGANRSYADIGRVAEKDVTLAVTLKVGAMLEKNRDFKVIYTRKFDEYPSLSDRTNLANRSKADLFVSIHCNSSQRPTAYGTETYVQGPNQNDENLEVAKRENDVIFLDEKDKQTFGSYNPSSPESLIALKLQQSKYLESSLLLGGLVEDNFVNKDKRFSRGVFQKNLHVLRMNAMPSVLIETGFINHPEESHYLASEKGQNEIAESIYNAIIDYKKAIDRKTGGSSIATRKPEPEKPAEVPLKNDFRILLLSSPIKYNDGDPALKGLNYILPLKDNGLYKYYYGVTNMASIKDINLKTAKDAGFRNAYAVGFMPNQKLLTGYYTIEVYTGEKLNGNSFILQTLKDVERNKDNGVFYYTFGKVYTLEDAVKLQKEIEAKGIKNTIIQKVFK from the coding sequence ATGCACAAACAAAATTTTAAAATAATTTTATCATTTCTCCTTATTATTTCCAGCAATTTATTTTTCTCGCAAAAGAAATTCACAATCGTTTTAGACGCTGGACATGGGGGAAGTGACCATGGAGCTAACAGATCTTATGCGGATATAGGAAGGGTTGCAGAAAAAGACGTTACGCTTGCCGTTACCTTAAAAGTAGGGGCAATGTTGGAAAAAAACAGAGATTTTAAAGTAATATACACCCGTAAGTTTGACGAATACCCATCTCTTTCCGACAGAACGAACCTTGCGAACAGAAGTAAGGCCGATCTTTTTGTCTCTATTCATTGTAATTCTTCACAAAGACCTACAGCCTACGGAACTGAAACTTATGTACAGGGACCTAACCAGAATGACGAAAATCTTGAAGTTGCCAAAAGGGAGAATGATGTGATCTTTCTGGATGAAAAGGATAAGCAAACCTTCGGTTCTTATAATCCGAGTTCTCCGGAGTCTCTCATTGCACTGAAACTTCAGCAAAGCAAATACCTAGAGTCCAGTTTACTGCTGGGCGGACTGGTGGAAGATAATTTCGTAAATAAAGATAAAAGATTCTCAAGAGGGGTTTTTCAGAAAAACCTTCACGTACTGCGTATGAATGCAATGCCATCTGTACTGATAGAAACAGGCTTCATCAATCATCCTGAGGAAAGTCATTATCTGGCATCAGAAAAGGGACAGAACGAAATTGCTGAGAGTATTTACAATGCAATCATCGATTATAAGAAAGCAATTGACCGTAAAACCGGAGGATCGTCTATCGCCACAAGAAAACCTGAACCGGAAAAACCGGCTGAAGTTCCCCTGAAAAATGATTTCAGGATTCTATTACTGAGCTCACCTATCAAATACAACGACGGAGATCCTGCCCTGAAAGGATTAAATTATATCCTTCCTCTCAAAGATAATGGCCTATATAAATATTATTATGGAGTAACTAATATGGCTTCCATAAAAGATATCAATCTTAAAACAGCTAAAGATGCAGGCTTCCGGAATGCCTATGCGGTAGGATTTATGCCTAACCAAAAACTCCTTACCGGCTACTACACTATAGAAGTCTATACAGGCGAAAAACTGAATGGCAACTCATTCATTCTCCAGACTTTGAAAGATGTGGAAAGAAATAAAGACAATGGGGTTTTCTATTATACTTTTGGAAAAGTTTATACTTTAGAGGATGCCGTGAAGCTTCAAAAAGAGATCGAAGCCAAAGGAATTAAGAATACAATTATTCAAAAAGTTTTCAAATAA